The stretch of DNA CCGCTGCCATCGGCCAGCATGAACCGTAGGAACCAGACTTCATATCGCCGCCGGGTGGACAACGTCGAATAGATCGAATTGAGTGATTGTTGTTTCATACGATTTCTGATTCAATGCCCATGGCTTGATCTACAGGCCGTGAGACAATCCGGTGCACACGTTCGACCAGCGCGTCAATCTCGTGTTTGGTCATCCCGGTCGTTTCGATGGTGTCGTGTATGTAGACGACGATCTTGGAGGGGTAGAGCATCCAACTGCCTTTGCGATTGAACTCATAGGAGCCGACGATGCTCATCGGCACAATTGGGTAGCCGGTCTGTTGCGCCAGGATGAATGCCCCTTTCTTAAACGGGCCAACGCGGCCATCGGTCGTGCGCGTGCCTTCGGCAAATACGATCAGGCTGACGCCATTGTCCAATGCTGCTTGCGCTTGCCGGATCATCTTCTTCAGCCCTGCTGGGCTGCTATCTTTGGGCACAGGCACATTGCCGAATCGTTTCATCATCCAGCCGTAGGCCGGAATCTTGAAGTGAGACTCTAGCTCCAGGCCGCGCACGAATTGCGGAATCGCCGAATAAATCACGAAGGCGTCAAACAAATTGACGTGATTACAAATGAAGAGACTCGTGCGCGTGCGATCAAAGCCGGGCGCATATTTCACTTCAAATCCCACACCGGCGACGCGCAGGATATTGCGAAAGAACCAGCGTTGCGGGCGATCATTTTTTCGCGGATCAACGAAAATTCCTAAGATCACCAACAGGGTGCAAATCGGGAAGAAATGCACGATGCTGGCGATCCACAAGAGCAGGCTGCGGACGATCAGGTAGAGTTGCCGGAGACACGAAGCCGTGCCTGTGCTGCGTTGGTCGAGTTTGTTCATGCGACCACGTTGAGGACCGATGGCAACACCTCCAGAGATTGACAATGTACGCGGAGCACTTCGCCATCAATCATGATGTTGACCGGTTGATCCATGTAGAAATCAACGCGGCGCGCGGGGCGATGCCACAGCGCCGGATGGTTGATATGCGAGCCGTCGTACATGTTGGCGAAATTCAGCAAAAAGCCGAGCCGCCCCACAGCCCAGCAGACGATCTCCACCAGCCCATCGCTGACGTTAGCATGTGGAGCCAGCCGCATCGTGCCGGCGGTGTACTGGCTGTTGTTGAAGATCAGCAGGGCTGTTTTCGTCTGATCCATCTCGGAGGCGCCGTCAATGCGCATTGGATAGACCACGCGCTTGAACCGCGCCATACAAAGTATCACCGCCAGCCCATAGCCCATGAAGCTCATCCACTTGAAATAACGGTTGGTGAGCGCGCAAACATCGGCGACAAAACCCAAGCTCAGAATGTTGATGTAGTAGACAACGCCCTCCCGATGCGTCAATTTGATGACATCGCACGGGCGTGAACGGCCGCTCAAGAGCGATTCCATCGCGTAGTCTAAGCCACGCTGACTGAAGTCACGCAAAAACGAATTGCCCGTGCCGAGCGGCAGAAACCCAAGAGTTGGCGGCTCGCCATCAAGCGCTTCGGGGAACAGGCCGTTGACGATCTCGTAGGCTGTGCCATCGCCGCCGACAGCAATGAAGCGACGATACCCACACCGATACGCCTCGCGCGCTAACG from Blastocatellia bacterium encodes:
- a CDS encoding 1-acyl-sn-glycerol-3-phosphate acyltransferase, with translation MNKLDQRSTGTASCLRQLYLIVRSLLLWIASIVHFFPICTLLVILGIFVDPRKNDRPQRWFFRNILRVAGVGFEVKYAPGFDRTRTSLFICNHVNLFDAFVIYSAIPQFVRGLELESHFKIPAYGWMMKRFGNVPVPKDSSPAGLKKMIRQAQAALDNGVSLIVFAEGTRTTDGRVGPFKKGAFILAQQTGYPIVPMSIVGSYEFNRKGSWMLYPSKIVVYIHDTIETTGMTKHEIDALVERVHRIVSRPVDQAMGIESEIV
- a CDS encoding diacylglycerol kinase family lipid kinase; its protein translation is MTDSFLAIVNPAAGHGRCGKLFAPALARLRAAGLQIDVAQTTHAGHAVALAREAYRCGYRRFIAVGGDGTAYEIVNGLFPEALDGEPPTLGFLPLGTGNSFLRDFSQRGLDYAMESLLSGRSRPCDVIKLTHREGVVYYINILSLGFVADVCALTNRYFKWMSFMGYGLAVILCMARFKRVVYPMRIDGASEMDQTKTALLIFNNSQYTAGTMRLAPHANVSDGLVEIVCWAVGRLGFLLNFANMYDGSHINHPALWHRPARRVDFYMDQPVNIMIDGEVLRVHCQSLEVLPSVLNVVA